The following proteins come from a genomic window of Vallitaleaceae bacterium 9-2:
- the msrA gene encoding peptide-methionine (S)-S-oxide reductase MsrA, with the protein MKKIVFAGGCFWGVEEYFSRIPGILSTKVGYANGTVKNPSYELVCSGTTHHAEAVHIEYDPYTVSLPQLLNAYWQIIDPTVLNRQGPDVGSQYRTGIYYIDPSDYDIIKESLYDEQNRYSDPIVTEIKPLESFFDAEEYHQRYLKKNPNGYCHIKLN; encoded by the coding sequence ATGAAAAAAATAGTATTTGCAGGTGGATGCTTTTGGGGTGTCGAAGAATATTTTTCTCGAATTCCCGGTATCTTATCAACAAAAGTCGGCTATGCCAATGGAACCGTTAAAAATCCTTCCTATGAGTTGGTCTGTTCAGGTACAACGCATCATGCAGAAGCTGTACATATAGAGTATGATCCTTATACTGTATCTTTACCTCAACTTTTAAATGCCTATTGGCAAATCATTGACCCTACCGTACTTAATCGCCAAGGTCCTGATGTCGGAAGTCAGTACCGAACAGGCATCTATTATATAGACCCCAGCGACTATGATATAATTAAAGAAAGCCTCTATGATGAACAAAACCGATATAGTGATCCAATTGTTACTGAAATCAAACCTCTAGAGAGCTTTTTTGATGCCGAAGAATATCATCAACGCTATCTCAAAAAAAATCCTAATGGATATTGTCACATAAAGCTTAACTAA
- a CDS encoding peptide chain release factor 3 encodes MTKTNQYMNEIKKRRTFAIISHPDAGKTTLTEKFLLYGGAIREAGSVKSRRSNKHAVSDWMEIEKQRGISVTSSVLQFNYDGYCINILDTPGHQDFSEDTYRTLVAADNAVMVLDCAKGVEAQTKKLFQVCKLRNIPIFTFINKLDRQGLDPYELLEDLENVLGIRSCPMNWPIGMGKDFRGIYHREKEVVQLFGAGNHGQSKTENTFVKIDDERIESLLGPALYEQLLEDIELLDEAGDPYDLDKILRGELTPVFFGSALTNFGVEPFLEDFLNISTSPMARKSNEGLVDPMGNNFSGFVFKIQANMNPAHRDRIAFLRICSGKFEKDMMVNHIQKKKKVKLSQPQQFMAQDRSIVDEAYSGDIIGIHDPGIYKIGDTLAVGSSTLQFADIPQFAPEHFMRISTVNALKRKQFLKGIQQLSEEGSIQIFKRPFTGSEEIIIGVVGVLQFDVLEYRLNNEYNVEISKHALPHKYVRWVEMDDFDDQKLKTSMDAMLVYSEKEQPVLLFQYEWSIKQTLDKNKGMQLLETSSSFE; translated from the coding sequence ATGACAAAGACAAACCAATATATGAACGAAATAAAAAAACGTCGTACATTTGCAATTATCTCTCATCCTGATGCAGGAAAAACAACATTAACTGAAAAGTTTCTATTATATGGTGGAGCCATTCGTGAAGCTGGATCTGTAAAGTCACGTCGCTCGAACAAGCACGCTGTATCTGACTGGATGGAGATTGAAAAACAAAGAGGTATCTCTGTAACATCTTCTGTTTTACAATTTAACTACGACGGTTATTGTATTAATATCCTTGACACACCTGGGCATCAAGATTTTAGTGAAGATACATATCGGACACTGGTTGCAGCTGACAACGCTGTCATGGTTCTTGACTGTGCAAAGGGTGTCGAAGCACAGACAAAGAAACTGTTCCAAGTATGTAAGTTGAGAAATATACCTATTTTTACATTTATCAATAAATTAGACCGCCAAGGTTTAGACCCTTATGAGTTGCTTGAAGACTTAGAAAATGTTCTAGGCATTCGCTCTTGCCCCATGAACTGGCCTATAGGCATGGGAAAAGATTTTCGTGGAATTTACCACCGTGAAAAAGAAGTCGTCCAACTTTTTGGCGCCGGAAATCATGGACAGTCCAAAACCGAAAACACCTTTGTCAAAATAGATGACGAACGTATTGAATCTCTTTTAGGTCCTGCCTTGTACGAACAGCTCCTTGAAGATATTGAATTACTTGATGAAGCGGGCGACCCTTATGATCTGGATAAAATTCTTCGAGGCGAATTAACCCCTGTATTTTTTGGAAGTGCTTTGACTAACTTTGGCGTCGAACCTTTTCTTGAAGACTTTTTAAATATAAGCACCTCACCTATGGCAAGAAAAAGCAACGAAGGTCTTGTTGACCCTATGGGCAATAACTTTAGTGGATTTGTATTTAAAATTCAAGCGAATATGAATCCTGCGCATCGTGACCGTATTGCTTTTTTACGGATTTGTTCAGGGAAGTTTGAAAAAGACATGATGGTTAATCATATACAAAAAAAGAAAAAAGTCAAACTCTCTCAGCCACAACAGTTCATGGCTCAAGATCGTTCAATTGTTGATGAAGCATATTCTGGAGATATTATCGGTATTCATGACCCTGGTATCTACAAAATTGGTGATACGCTTGCTGTAGGCTCTTCCACATTACAGTTTGCTGATATTCCTCAATTTGCCCCCGAACATTTTATGCGCATATCCACAGTTAATGCACTTAAACGGAAGCAATTTTTAAAGGGTATTCAGCAATTATCCGAAGAAGGGTCCATTCAAATTTTTAAGCGTCCATTTACCGGTTCTGAAGAAATCATTATTGGGGTTGTCGGCGTATTGCAGTTTGATGTATTAGAATATCGATTAAACAATGAATACAATGTTGAAATCTCTAAACATGCCCTTCCACACAAGTATGTACGTTGGGTTGAGATGGATGATTTTGACGATCAAAAATTAAAAACTTCCATGGATGCTATGCTTGTCTATAGCGAAAAAGAACAGCCTGTACTTTTATTCCAATATGAATGGTCGATTAAGCAAACCCTTGATAAAAATAAAGGCATGCAATTATTAGAGACCTCTTCCTCTTTTGAGTAA
- a CDS encoding glutathione peroxidase, with the protein MLYDIYVRDANGEDIKLEAYKGKVLLIINSATACGLTPQYSGLQQLYEKYKEQGFELLDFPCNQFANQAPGDIEEIKTFCESRFGVTFKVFDKIDVNGENTAPLFEFLKKEKGGLLGSKIKWNFTKFLVDREGNVIKRYAPTVEPEKIAEDIEALL; encoded by the coding sequence ATGTTATATGATATTTATGTACGGGATGCTAATGGAGAAGACATTAAATTAGAAGCGTATAAAGGAAAAGTATTGCTGATTATTAACTCGGCGACAGCATGTGGATTGACACCTCAATATAGTGGCTTACAACAGCTATATGAAAAGTATAAAGAGCAAGGATTTGAACTTTTGGATTTCCCGTGTAATCAGTTTGCCAATCAGGCACCGGGAGACATAGAAGAAATCAAGACTTTTTGTGAATCGCGATTTGGCGTGACTTTTAAGGTGTTTGATAAAATTGATGTCAATGGAGAAAATACCGCCCCGCTATTTGAGTTTTTGAAAAAAGAAAAAGGAGGTCTTTTGGGTTCAAAGATTAAGTGGAACTTTACAAAATTCTTAGTTGACCGTGAGGGCAATGTCATTAAACGTTATGCACCAACGGTTGAACCTGAAAAGATAGCAGAAGATATAGAAGCATTATTATAG
- a CDS encoding ferritin family protein, producing the protein MHAVRNIRLCTKDCLCLYVCPTGATDTETGQIDPEKCLDGCRLCVDACPSHAISLVPEVYPEQQNKKEEVVNTLFQLAESKTQQERIAKNIEENTQDAIIKQLAKALRYSNRIMAEDLVREAGYMTPQSKNTRKLLLELLNAQTTDSSMKVVIQQLLDLLKMSKEEGDKKMADQNKYAGTKTEKNLMEAFSGESQARNKYTYFAGVAKQEGYDQLGEIFLKTARNEQEHAKLWFEELGHIGTTAENLLAAAEGENYEWTDMYERFAKDAEEEGFKSLAAKFRRVGAIEKSHEERYRALLKNVEMQQVFEKGEEAMWECRVCGHLVMGKKAPVVCPVCRYEQCYFEVRSENY; encoded by the coding sequence ATGCATGCCGTTCGTAATATACGTTTATGTACCAAAGACTGTCTATGCTTGTATGTATGTCCGACCGGAGCAACAGATACAGAGACAGGGCAGATTGATCCTGAAAAGTGTCTGGATGGATGTCGCTTATGTGTGGATGCGTGTCCGTCGCATGCGATTTCACTTGTTCCAGAAGTATATCCAGAGCAACAAAATAAGAAAGAGGAAGTTGTAAATACTCTTTTTCAATTAGCCGAAAGCAAGACGCAACAAGAACGTATCGCTAAGAATATTGAGGAAAATACCCAAGATGCCATAATAAAACAATTAGCAAAAGCCCTTCGGTATTCGAATCGTATCATGGCAGAAGATCTTGTGCGTGAAGCGGGATATATGACACCTCAAAGCAAGAATACACGAAAGCTATTGTTGGAGCTGTTGAATGCACAGACAACGGATAGTTCAATGAAGGTAGTTATTCAGCAATTGCTGGATTTATTAAAAATGAGTAAAGAAGAAGGAGACAAAAAAATGGCAGATCAAAACAAGTATGCAGGAACAAAAACAGAAAAAAATTTAATGGAAGCGTTTTCAGGAGAAAGCCAAGCGCGTAATAAGTACACATATTTTGCCGGTGTTGCAAAACAAGAAGGTTATGATCAATTAGGTGAAATATTTTTAAAAACTGCACGCAATGAACAAGAACACGCAAAGCTTTGGTTTGAAGAATTAGGTCATATTGGAACGACTGCTGAGAATCTACTTGCTGCAGCAGAAGGTGAAAACTATGAGTGGACAGACATGTATGAACGTTTTGCAAAAGATGCAGAAGAAGAAGGATTCAAATCATTAGCTGCAAAGTTTAGACGTGTGGGTGCCATCGAAAAATCTCACGAAGAACGCTACCGCGCGCTGCTTAAAAATGTTGAGATGCAACAAGTCTTTGAAAAAGGCGAAGAAGCTATGTGGGAATGTCGTGTATGTGGACACCTTGTGATGGGTAAAAAAGCTCCGGTTGTATGTCCGGTATGTCGCTATGAACAATGTTATTTTGAAGTGCGTTCTGAAAACTATTAA
- a CDS encoding rubredoxin — MQKYICTVCGYIYDEALGRPQENILPGTVWREVPNDFMCPLCGATKDEFVLQQAEQKDEQKPVSDSTTLGVSQDKAERSNAQLSVIFSNLAKGCEKQYLPDESKLFQELANHYAQRSQVLTEDSFEAMRILLQKDLDYGFGEANNQARRAMDRGSLRALTWSEKVSKIINAIFSRYEKQQATLLENTKVYVCEICGFISLSNDSPEICPVCKVPSMKLMEIQREEK; from the coding sequence ATGCAAAAGTATATCTGTACAGTATGTGGTTATATTTACGATGAAGCACTAGGACGGCCCCAAGAGAATATTTTGCCGGGTACCGTCTGGAGGGAAGTGCCGAACGACTTTATGTGCCCTTTATGTGGAGCGACAAAGGATGAGTTTGTCTTGCAACAAGCAGAACAAAAGGATGAGCAAAAACCTGTAAGCGACTCTACAACGTTAGGAGTGTCACAAGATAAGGCTGAAAGATCGAATGCACAATTAAGTGTCATCTTTTCAAACTTAGCCAAAGGATGCGAAAAGCAGTATTTACCTGACGAATCCAAATTATTTCAAGAATTAGCTAATCATTATGCACAGCGTAGTCAAGTTTTAACAGAGGATTCTTTTGAAGCTATGCGCATATTACTTCAAAAAGACTTAGATTATGGCTTTGGTGAAGCCAATAATCAAGCAAGACGTGCGATGGACAGAGGTAGCTTAAGAGCCCTGACTTGGAGTGAAAAAGTCAGCAAAATCATCAATGCAATTTTTTCACGCTATGAAAAACAGCAAGCGACTTTACTTGAGAACACCAAGGTGTATGTTTGTGAAATATGTGGATTTATCTCTTTAAGCAATGATTCACCGGAAATTTGTCCGGTATGTAAAGTGCCAAGTATGAAGCTAATGGAAATACAAAGGGAGGAAAAATAA
- a CDS encoding alpha/beta hydrolase: MKINLYYEEAGKGEVLILLHGNGEDHSYFTHQIDYFKHFYHVIAIDTRGHGKSPRGEAPFTIRQFVKDLYAFFEEHDIEKAHLLGFSDGGNIATLFAMMYPNRVDKLILNGSNLSAKGVKPIYQVPITLLYWVMCPLAFFNKKAKHMAELFRLMVHDPNIDPHELSAIKAKTLVIAGTRDMIKKKHTQLICDLIPDARLSILEGDHFVAHKNPSIFNKVVESFL, from the coding sequence ATGAAGATTAATCTATATTATGAAGAAGCTGGAAAAGGGGAAGTATTGATTCTACTTCATGGGAATGGAGAAGATCATTCGTACTTTACACATCAAATAGACTATTTTAAGCACTTTTATCACGTGATTGCAATTGATACCAGAGGGCACGGCAAAAGCCCTCGAGGAGAAGCACCATTTACCATTCGACAATTTGTAAAAGACCTATATGCTTTTTTTGAAGAACATGATATAGAAAAAGCCCACCTATTAGGTTTTTCAGATGGGGGTAATATTGCAACGTTGTTTGCCATGATGTATCCGAATCGAGTGGACAAATTGATTCTTAATGGGTCCAATCTATCTGCAAAGGGGGTAAAACCAATCTATCAAGTTCCAATTACGTTGCTGTATTGGGTAATGTGCCCGTTGGCTTTTTTTAATAAAAAAGCCAAGCATATGGCAGAGTTATTTAGACTTATGGTCCATGACCCTAATATTGACCCTCATGAATTAAGTGCAATTAAAGCTAAGACGCTTGTTATTGCAGGGACTCGAGATATGATTAAGAAGAAACATACGCAGTTGATTTGTGATTTGATACCCGATGCGCGTTTATCTATTCTTGAAGGAGATCACTTTGTTGCACATAAAAATCCTTCCATATTTAATAAGGTTGTAGAAAGCTTTTTGTAA
- a CDS encoding serine hydrolase, translating into MTGIVIAQGERCLYEQYYQGYRREDNVHVASVTKSLLSMLIGIAIDQGAIIDVRQKVLDFFPEYVVKRREKRIYEVTIYDLLTMTAPYKYQYEPYTKVYSSEDWTKAALDLLGGKKEVGTFKYSTVGVQILSGILEQATGISVVDFAWKFLFQPLDIQRPARRYIYTKEEHIDFLKNKHVDEWVVDPQGINTAGWGLTLKPVDMLKLGQLYLNQGIWKGKRLISQAWIEESTRQHSSWGELAYGYLWWVFDQENSPAYAAIGDGGNVIYICPRTSVVVAIASSFMPRAKDRVELIQKEIIPFLS; encoded by the coding sequence ATGACGGGAATAGTTATTGCACAAGGAGAAAGGTGCCTGTACGAGCAGTATTATCAAGGGTATAGACGAGAAGATAACGTTCATGTAGCATCGGTTACAAAAAGTCTTTTGTCTATGCTTATCGGTATTGCTATCGATCAAGGAGCGATAATAGATGTTCGCCAGAAGGTTTTGGATTTTTTCCCGGAATACGTTGTCAAAAGACGAGAAAAAAGAATTTATGAAGTTACAATCTATGATCTTTTGACGATGACAGCCCCCTATAAGTATCAATATGAACCATATACAAAAGTATATTCTAGTGAGGATTGGACAAAAGCAGCGCTAGATTTACTGGGAGGGAAAAAAGAGGTAGGAACCTTTAAGTATTCTACGGTAGGAGTTCAAATTTTATCCGGTATTCTTGAACAGGCAACAGGTATATCGGTAGTTGATTTTGCCTGGAAATTTTTATTCCAACCATTGGATATTCAAAGACCAGCTCGACGCTATATTTATACGAAAGAGGAGCATATAGATTTTTTGAAAAATAAGCATGTGGATGAATGGGTGGTTGATCCCCAAGGAATCAATACTGCAGGATGGGGGCTAACGTTAAAACCTGTTGATATGCTAAAACTTGGACAATTGTATTTAAATCAAGGGATATGGAAGGGAAAGCGTTTGATTTCTCAGGCATGGATTGAGGAAAGTACTAGGCAGCACAGTAGCTGGGGTGAATTAGCATATGGCTATCTATGGTGGGTTTTTGACCAAGAAAATTCTCCGGCTTATGCCGCAATTGGAGATGGCGGTAATGTAATCTACATATGTCCACGTACTAGTGTTGTAGTTGCTATTGCATCAAGCTTTATGCCACGAGCAAAGGATCGTGTTGAACTTATTCAAAAAGAGATTATACCATTTCTGTCTTAA
- a CDS encoding metallophosphoesterase has product MININNRRLTIGVVLLIILSVWLHWGNTSIQLTYITARSKELPKSFEGFSIAHVSDLHNTRFGANQEALLKAIKKEAPDIIVITGDLIDSYSTDVEIAMEFVNGAVSIAPVYYVTGNHEARVSTAFDKLKQDMLQAGVVMLDNEGITLEHQEEQIRLLGVNDPFFEKDNQEESDAHYMKRTLASLIKPDDPYTILLSHRPEMFEIYVDQGIDLTFSGHAHGGQIRLPLVGPILAPHQGVFPKYANGLYSKDSGQMIVSRGLGNSLFPLRINNRPQLVIATLEKKR; this is encoded by the coding sequence ATGATTAATATAAACAATAGAAGACTAACCATTGGTGTAGTGTTGCTTATTATCTTGAGCGTATGGCTACATTGGGGGAACACTTCGATTCAATTAACTTATATAACTGCAAGAAGCAAGGAGTTACCTAAAAGCTTTGAAGGATTTTCCATAGCCCACGTATCGGATTTGCACAACACGCGATTTGGCGCTAACCAAGAAGCTTTGTTAAAAGCGATTAAAAAGGAGGCACCAGATATTATTGTTATTACTGGAGACCTTATTGATTCTTATAGTACGGATGTAGAGATTGCGATGGAATTTGTCAATGGAGCTGTGAGTATCGCTCCAGTTTATTATGTTACGGGAAATCATGAAGCACGTGTTAGCACAGCGTTTGATAAACTTAAGCAAGATATGCTTCAAGCGGGTGTTGTCATGCTAGATAATGAAGGGATAACGCTTGAACATCAAGAAGAGCAGATAAGACTTTTAGGTGTCAATGATCCCTTCTTTGAAAAAGACAATCAAGAAGAATCCGATGCACATTATATGAAGCGTACATTGGCATCCTTAATAAAACCTGATGATCCTTATACGATTTTGCTATCCCATCGTCCTGAGATGTTTGAAATATATGTCGATCAAGGCATTGACTTGACCTTTAGCGGTCATGCCCATGGAGGTCAGATTCGTCTTCCTTTGGTTGGTCCGATATTAGCCCCGCATCAAGGGGTTTTCCCAAAATATGCTAATGGTCTATATTCGAAAGATTCAGGTCAGATGATTGTCAGTCGAGGTTTAGGCAATAGCCTTTTTCCTTTGCGTATTAATAACCGCCCTCAGCTTGTCATTGCAACTTTAGAAAAGAAAAGATAA
- the cas2 gene encoding CRISPR-associated endonuclease Cas2, whose protein sequence is MERSKKNYGYVFVFYDVGEKRVGKVFKICKKYLQHHQLSVFRGEITPSKLMRLKKEICTIIDPEEDHITIIKMLGEYMFDEEIIGTSKKEPEDGLFI, encoded by the coding sequence ATGGAGCGATCCAAAAAAAATTATGGATATGTATTTGTCTTCTATGATGTCGGAGAAAAAAGAGTTGGAAAAGTCTTTAAAATTTGCAAAAAATATCTTCAGCACCATCAATTATCAGTGTTTCGAGGTGAGATTACACCATCAAAATTAATGCGTTTAAAAAAAGAAATATGCACTATTATTGACCCCGAAGAAGATCACATAACAATCATAAAAATGTTGGGAGAATATATGTTTGATGAGGAAATTATTGGAACGAGTAAAAAAGAACCGGAAGATGGTTTGTTCATTTAA
- the cas1b gene encoding type I-B CRISPR-associated endonuclease Cas1b, which translates to MGKTKYIFSTGELKRRENSISFRDTSGRLTHMPIENIRELYLFNEVTINTKLLQVLSMAGIVMHFFDYYGHYIGTYYPKDYLLSGRLKVQQALAYSDDRRLEIAREIVRGTAENISALLYHYYRHEKKEVKPVIDFCGEISNWLRPAQDIRQIMSVEGKLWSLFYGTFPMVLHEDFVFSKRVRRPPDNPINALISFLNSMLYAKTITMLYHTHLDQTISFLHEPSEARFSLSLDLAEVFKSELVFKTIFDLVNNRKLRVDKHFDSALNYCLLNEAGRKIVIKAFEERISTTFEHSRLHRKVRYETAIKYEGYKMIKYLMEGKAYHAFSVNKKC; encoded by the coding sequence ATGGGGAAGACAAAGTATATATTTTCAACAGGAGAATTAAAAAGACGGGAAAATAGTATTAGTTTCCGAGATACTTCCGGTCGCTTGACCCATATGCCGATTGAGAATATTCGAGAGCTATATTTATTCAATGAGGTGACAATCAACACAAAATTACTACAGGTTTTAAGTATGGCAGGAATCGTCATGCATTTTTTTGACTACTATGGACATTATATCGGAACATATTATCCCAAAGACTACTTACTAAGTGGACGGCTAAAAGTTCAGCAAGCATTGGCGTACTCGGATGATAGAAGATTGGAAATTGCTAGGGAAATCGTAAGAGGAACTGCAGAAAATATATCTGCGTTATTGTATCATTACTATCGTCATGAAAAAAAGGAAGTAAAGCCAGTTATAGATTTTTGTGGGGAAATCTCTAATTGGTTAAGACCAGCACAAGATATTCGACAGATTATGTCTGTTGAAGGAAAACTGTGGTCTCTATTTTATGGCACTTTTCCGATGGTTTTACATGAAGACTTTGTTTTTTCAAAACGGGTACGGCGACCACCGGATAATCCAATCAATGCACTCATCTCGTTTTTGAATTCAATGTTATACGCCAAAACAATAACTATGCTATATCACACCCATCTGGATCAAACGATAAGTTTTCTTCATGAACCGTCAGAAGCTAGATTTTCGCTAAGCTTAGACTTGGCAGAAGTATTTAAGTCGGAGTTAGTTTTTAAGACGATTTTTGACTTGGTCAACAATCGAAAACTTCGTGTGGATAAACATTTTGACAGCGCTTTAAATTACTGCTTACTCAATGAAGCTGGCCGCAAAATCGTAATCAAAGCATTTGAGGAACGCATATCAACAACGTTTGAACATAGTCGATTACATCGAAAAGTTCGATATGAGACAGCTATTAAATATGAAGGATATAAAATGATTAAATACTTGATGGAAGGTAAAGCGTATCATGCGTTTTCAGTGAACAAAAAATGTTAA
- the cas3 gene encoding CRISPR-associated helicase Cas3', with translation MYKLYVDIEEYIQEFHRFEAHTQLGKKAEKLKAHMTLTQQYLERALNESDLKACIKNIIDQSGLSTQAKDFVYKAFVNGIYLHDLGKINPAFQWKKMHNPDFKDVEGRSSDSKHSMLSTFLYYWIMQREMDKVKARDGLDPSEMGACDYMVYLFGYMISKHHGQLDSLIDFAYRWDKFIEQVANNTLEIKTKLEGLNLPIEDILYEMYRSYIEKNIKCIDAKSFSEGQNYVLTRLFYSLLITCDYAATGEFVSEVYVPIHEMGRLQDVLKECLYTYRHSGLYQKINHYRQQGTKGIPKSINDLRSELFLEAEQSYIQEPNQSIYYLEAPTGSGKTNTSLNLALKMCEQNKATNKLLYIFPFNTLIEQTEQALIDALDGVIKPQVLNSITPIPSMHPDEKANDYNKEYMNFLFMHYPLVVTTHVQFFKLLFDTKKEANIPFAKLVNSVVIIDEIQSYSIRLWKEIIHFFDLYGKLLNMKLIIMSATLPKLNTLLDTEVASYTNLIKNPETYFLHPVFKNRVKLDYSLVDTPLFLGKEKDFEQLLAHIVSIREERGPTKILVEFLTVKSAMFFYDELIRQRDKLPQRMEILGLTGRDNRSTRRHILEQVKGNLLDCILVTTQVIEAGVDIDMDVGYKSIAYLDADEQFLGRVNRSCKKEGSVVYFFDMDEAKVIYKKDHRMQFNLRMEKYRQILLEKDFYQFYVEVLQEVQREKEQYNEANFKHVKNKVQMLDYQGIHQHMALIEEKDTITLFINTNEDITIDGVSTTIRGDEVWQNYKDLLEDQKMPYAKKQIKLSYVRSQMDYFCYQIYTPKMRNGYRRQASGFQDRIGDLLYLDDGERYIKDGHFDLMEAMKLFEDAFTEDDFM, from the coding sequence ATGTATAAGTTATATGTGGACATTGAAGAGTATATACAAGAGTTTCATCGCTTTGAAGCGCATACACAGTTGGGAAAAAAAGCTGAAAAACTCAAGGCGCATATGACCTTAACGCAACAATACCTGGAACGTGCATTGAATGAAAGTGATTTAAAAGCATGTATTAAGAACATCATAGATCAAAGCGGTTTGTCGACACAGGCAAAGGACTTTGTATATAAAGCGTTTGTTAACGGGATTTATCTACATGATTTAGGCAAGATAAATCCTGCTTTTCAATGGAAAAAAATGCATAATCCCGACTTTAAAGATGTAGAGGGGCGCTCAAGTGACAGCAAGCATTCGATGCTTTCAACTTTTTTGTACTACTGGATTATGCAACGAGAAATGGACAAGGTCAAGGCGAGAGATGGTTTAGACCCATCAGAGATGGGTGCCTGTGATTACATGGTGTATCTTTTTGGGTATATGATTAGTAAACACCATGGACAACTCGATAGCCTGATAGACTTTGCGTATCGTTGGGACAAATTCATCGAGCAAGTCGCTAACAATACATTGGAGATTAAGACAAAACTAGAGGGGTTAAACCTACCGATTGAAGACATCTTATACGAGATGTATAGGTCTTACATAGAAAAAAATATAAAATGTATTGATGCAAAATCCTTTAGTGAGGGACAAAACTATGTTTTGACGAGGCTTTTTTATTCGCTGTTGATAACGTGTGATTATGCCGCAACAGGTGAATTTGTCTCAGAGGTATATGTTCCGATTCATGAGATGGGAAGGCTTCAGGATGTCTTGAAGGAGTGTCTGTATACATATCGCCATTCAGGACTTTATCAGAAGATTAATCACTATAGGCAACAAGGGACGAAGGGTATACCAAAGTCGATTAATGACTTGCGAAGTGAACTTTTTTTAGAAGCAGAGCAAAGCTACATTCAAGAACCGAATCAGTCCATATATTACTTAGAGGCGCCGACAGGAAGCGGCAAGACCAATACCTCCCTTAATCTAGCATTAAAAATGTGTGAGCAAAATAAGGCGACGAATAAACTCCTATATATATTTCCTTTTAATACCTTGATTGAACAGACAGAACAAGCGCTTATAGATGCTTTAGATGGTGTGATTAAACCACAGGTGCTTAACTCGATTACACCCATCCCATCAATGCATCCAGACGAAAAAGCCAATGATTATAATAAGGAGTATATGAACTTTTTATTTATGCATTATCCATTAGTGGTGACAACCCATGTACAATTTTTCAAGCTCTTATTTGACACAAAAAAAGAGGCTAATATTCCGTTTGCAAAGTTAGTGAACAGTGTGGTTATTATAGATGAGATTCAAAGCTATTCTATTCGTTTGTGGAAAGAGATCATTCATTTTTTTGATCTATACGGAAAACTTCTCAATATGAAACTAATCATTATGTCGGCGACCTTACCTAAACTTAATACGCTCTTAGACACAGAAGTGGCAAGCTATACCAATCTGATTAAAAATCCTGAGACATATTTTTTGCATCCGGTGTTTAAAAACCGTGTAAAATTGGACTATAGTTTAGTCGATACGCCGTTGTTTTTAGGAAAAGAAAAAGACTTTGAGCAATTATTGGCACATATTGTATCTATAAGAGAGGAACGAGGACCTACTAAAATACTTGTTGAGTTTTTAACGGTTAAATCTGCAATGTTTTTTTATGACGAACTGATACGCCAAAGAGATAAGCTGCCTCAAAGAATGGAAATCTTGGGATTGACAGGGCGTGACAATCGAAGTACACGTCGACATATTCTTGAGCAAGTAAAGGGTAATCTCTTGGATTGTATCTTAGTGACGACACAAGTTATTGAAGCCGGAGTGGATATTGATATGGATGTTGGCTATAAGTCAATCGCATATCTAGATGCCGATGAGCAATTTTTAGGAAGAGTTAACCGTTCGTGTAAAAAAGAAGGTAGCGTGGTGTATTTTTTTGATATGGATGAAGCAAAGGTTATTTATAAAAAAGATCATCGTATGCAGTTTAACCTGCGAATGGAAAAGTACCGACAGATTCTATTGGAGAAAGATTTTTATCAATTTTATGTCGAAGTATTACAAGAGGTTCAGCGAGAAAAAGAGCAATATAATGAAGCGAATTTTAAACATGTAAAAAATAAAGTGCAAATGTTGGATTACCAAGGGATTCATCAGCACATGGCACTTATTGAGGAAAAAGATACCATAACACTTTTCATTAACACAAACGAAGACATAACTATTGACGGAGTGAGCACTACAATACGCGGCGATGAAGTTTGGCAAAATTACAAAGATTTATTGGAAGATCAAAAGATGCCATATGCCAAAAAGCAAATCAAGTTATCGTATGTACGTAGCCAGATGGACTATTTTTGTTATCAGATTTATACGCCGAAAATGCGCAATGGATATAGGCGGCAGGCGAGTGGCTTTCAAGATCGTATTGGTGATCTTTTGTACTTGGACGATGGGGAGCGTTACATAAAAGATGGACATTTTGATTTGATGGAAGCGATGAAGTTATTTGAAGATGCATTCACAGAAGATGATTTTATGTAG